The following are encoded in a window of Etheostoma cragini isolate CJK2018 chromosome 7, CSU_Ecrag_1.0, whole genome shotgun sequence genomic DNA:
- the LOC117948270 gene encoding Ig-like V-type domain-containing protein FAM187A produces the protein MNPPSSSPILLPLLPLLLLLCPEVWSYEAPEDKQDVFARKACPAFLTFTNAAYLSGVTVELPCNCKPQQIQSVVWFFRKHLGSSKETRALTDHHGKKLLDTSRVPHSGDLKSRFSIRLFSLLIYRAGPDDSGIYICGSAHKDFFYGYDLDLQDARTLSVTPRLTPERMSTKRKAKKRLGSAQPLYRVFTGFQSWSVCDRCGVPGEQVRAGLCYVHSHYLHVRYRRANQTVASCGSGAVPRAFGQLKRVGAKLEVKSCQVPCQTKAPPSSKILALMAFLGYNSASRRAPVPVFYLSHPADKVLTLGCPGAQPNMAVAWDRGSEPIYRSEHSAALNLSATPPRLLIDAGHHLVFKPAQTQDSGVYHCWLQGHQAAEIRLLVYAHLGRGQSVTSHPDFPAALRTVLGSYVAMTAVFCLLVFGRAGVKHLRDSGETHVD, from the exons ATGaatcctccatcctcctctcccatcctccttcccctccttcccctccttctcctcctgtgTCCTGAGGTGTGGAGCTATGAGGCTCCTGAGGATAAGCAGGATGTGTTTGCTAGAAAAGCGTGCCCCGCTTTCCTGACTTTCACCAACGCTGCCTACCTGTCCGGAGTCACTGTGGAGCTGCCATGCAACTGCAAACCACAACAG atCCAATCAGTTGTGTGGTTCTTTAGGAAACATTTGGGCAGCTCCAAGGAGACCAGAGCCCTGACTGATCACCATGGCAAAAAGCTGCTGGACACTAGTCGCGTCCCTCACAGCGGCGACCTTAAGAGTCGATTCTCCATCCGTCTCTTCAGCCTGCTGATCTATAGGGCGGGGCCCGACGACTCCGGCATCTATATCTGCGGCTCCGCCCACAAAGACTTCTTCTATGGTTATGACCTGGACCTCCAGGATGCACGTACGCTCAGCGTAACCCCGAG GCTAACTCCAGAAAGGATGAGCACGAAGAGGAAAGCTAAGAAAAGACTGGGCTCGGCTCAGCCACTGTACCGGGTCTTCACCGGCTTCCAGTCCTGGTCAGTCTGCGATCGCTGTGGAGTCCCCGGAGAGCAGGTTCGCGCCGGACTCTGCTACGTCCACTCACACTACCTGCACGTGCGCTACAGACGGGCCAATCAGACGGTCGCTTCATGCGGCTCAGGGGCAGTGCCGAGGGCATTTGGACAACTGAAGCGAGTCGGAGCCAAGCTGGAGGTCAAAAGCTGTCAAGTCCCTTGTCAAACTAAGGCTCCGCCATCCTCCAAAATCCTTGCTCTGATGGCATTTCTTGGCTACAA TTCGGCCTCGCGGAGGGCGCCGGTGCCGGTGTTCTACCTGAGCCACCCTGCGGACAAGGTCCTCACCCTGGGCTGTCCCGGGGCACAACCTAACATGGCCGTGGCTTGGGACCGAGGATCTGAACCCATCTACCGATCTGAACACTCGGCAGCTCTTAACCTGAGCGCTACGCCCCCCCGGCTGCTGATAGACGCCGGGCACCACCTGGTGTTTAAGCCTGCACAGACACAGGACTCAG GTGTGTACCACTGCTGGCTGCAGGGTCACCAGGCTGCAGAGATCCGGCTGCTGGTCTACGCCCATTTGGGGCGGGGACAGTCAGTGACATCACATCCTGACTTCCCGGCAGCTCTCAGGACTGTGTTAGGATCCTATGTTGCCATGACAGCGGTGTTTTGCCTGCTGGTGTTCGGCCGAGCTGGAGTCAAACACCTCCGAGACAGCGGAGAAACACACGTGGATTAA